Proteins from one Oculatellaceae cyanobacterium genomic window:
- a CDS encoding MlaE family lipid ABC transporter permease subunit yields the protein MSEKTSDFSLGIWFQRLLAAILLGGQVLIHVFTGKINRYNTLDQMAAVGPGSLLIAMLTALTVGMVFTIQVAREFISLGAGNAVGGVLALALTRELAPVLTAVIVAGRVGSAFAAEIGTMRVTEQIDALYILKTDPIDYLVIPRVIACCLMLPILTILSIIIGMSGGVFIATNLYDLSQKTFLDSARNFLDTWDLFSAVIKAFFFGSLISVIGCSWGLTTTGGAKGVGQSTTAAVVTSLLMIFISNFFLSWIMFQGTGSAITKGFS from the coding sequence GTGAGTGAAAAAACTTCTGATTTTAGTTTAGGGATATGGTTTCAGCGCTTGCTAGCCGCGATTCTTTTGGGCGGGCAGGTGCTAATTCATGTATTCACAGGAAAAATTAATCGTTACAACACCCTCGACCAAATGGCAGCAGTTGGCCCAGGGTCACTGTTAATTGCCATGCTAACGGCGCTTACCGTTGGCATGGTTTTCACTATTCAAGTAGCACGCGAGTTTATTAGCTTAGGCGCAGGCAACGCCGTCGGCGGTGTCTTAGCGTTAGCATTAACCCGTGAACTAGCTCCAGTACTGACGGCTGTAATTGTAGCAGGGCGAGTTGGATCGGCGTTTGCGGCTGAAATTGGTACGATGCGCGTTACAGAGCAAATTGATGCTCTCTATATTCTCAAAACTGACCCAATTGATTATTTAGTTATTCCCCGTGTAATTGCTTGCTGCTTAATGTTGCCAATTTTAACTATTTTGTCAATCATTATCGGCATGAGTGGAGGAGTTTTTATTGCTACCAATTTATACGATCTTTCACAAAAGACATTTCTAGATTCTGCACGTAACTTTTTAGACACTTGGGATTTATTTAGTGCCGTAATTAAGGCATTTTTCTTTGGCTCACTCATTTCTGTAATTGGTTGTAGTTGGGGCTTAACAACTACAGGAGGAGCAAAGGGAGTTGGTCAATCTACAACTGCTGCTGTGGTGACATCTCTACTTATGATTTTTATTTCTAACTTTTTCTTGTCGTGGATAATGTTTCAGGGAACTGGTAGCGCCATCACAAAAGGATTTTCGTGA
- a CDS encoding WGxxGxxG family protein translates to MPSSVLSDITTYLAAGKNFSGCRRGESFNMKRTTLSKFVGAGVLSMGLAMGTLAMPSYAQTGSGTGTGTGTDTTTGTTQTTVDNTQQGDRDFDWGWLGLLGLLGLAGLAKKTNHEPTRYREPGEVNTGTGTGTRY, encoded by the coding sequence ATGCCTAGCTCAGTTTTATCAGACATTACAACTTATTTAGCTGCTGGCAAAAATTTTTCAGGCTGTAGAAGAGGAGAATCTTTTAATATGAAACGTACTACTTTATCAAAATTTGTCGGTGCTGGCGTTCTTAGCATGGGTTTGGCTATGGGAACCTTAGCTATGCCTAGTTATGCTCAAACTGGCAGTGGCACTGGTACTGGTACTGGTACTGATACCACCACTGGCACAACTCAAACTACTGTAGATAACACCCAACAAGGCGATCGCGATTTCGATTGGGGCTGGTTAGGTTTGCTAGGTCTACTAGGTCTGGCTGGTTTAGCTAAGAAAACAAATCATGAACCTACACGCTACCGCGAACCAGGCGAAGTAAATACTGGAACTGGAACTGGAACCCGTTACTAA
- a CDS encoding HetZ-related protein yields MNTNTTNLLTETSTSNTDPQPLSVRETQMQNLTELLVEELRSQIGSASRMQSVASRIAMEVDRICSKSDRIQNSGEVRSWQISLARHRLQKCLSYYNLGSKQGRIELHSILSAIVYRYVSPPQSHLGFQARYSLIEDFMQEFYAESLKAFRRENQLPNNYTPRTLLELSEYMAFTDLYAKRRITLPNGYSQQLIVLRAQSFAKRQPAETAIDIEQAFESAKSEEGELQHRSPAMQQVRSQLVASTPDPTDAVLRDRVVSELLQYLESQGQSDCVDYLVLKMADLSVPEIDSILGLTPRERDYLQQRFKYHVEKFARASHWELVHQWLGAEIDQKLGMPTQQWQAFFEQLSSQQQQLLQLKQAQKSDDEIAKTLKWTVKQVQKRWSQLLELAWKTRNSEIQK; encoded by the coding sequence ATGAATACCAACACAACAAATTTACTCACTGAAACTTCCACAAGTAATACCGACCCTCAGCCATTATCAGTGAGGGAAACACAGATGCAGAACCTGACTGAGTTGTTGGTTGAGGAACTGCGATCGCAAATCGGTTCGGCATCCCGAATGCAGTCAGTGGCAAGCAGAATAGCAATGGAAGTGGATCGAATTTGCTCTAAGAGCGATCGCATTCAGAATTCTGGTGAGGTTCGTTCTTGGCAAATTTCCTTAGCACGTCATCGCTTGCAAAAGTGCTTATCTTACTACAACTTAGGCTCTAAACAAGGGCGTATTGAACTACACAGCATCCTCAGTGCTATAGTTTATCGTTATGTATCACCGCCACAATCCCATCTAGGTTTTCAAGCTCGCTACAGCTTAATTGAAGATTTTATGCAGGAGTTTTATGCGGAATCCCTCAAAGCTTTCCGCCGCGAAAATCAGTTACCTAATAATTACACTCCTCGCACTCTGCTAGAACTCTCAGAATATATGGCGTTTACCGATTTATACGCCAAGCGCCGGATAACTTTACCAAATGGGTATAGCCAGCAACTAATTGTGCTACGCGCACAAAGTTTTGCGAAACGCCAGCCCGCAGAAACTGCTATAGATATTGAACAGGCGTTTGAGTCTGCTAAGAGTGAGGAAGGTGAACTGCAACATCGTTCACCAGCAATGCAACAAGTGCGATCGCAGTTAGTCGCCTCGACTCCTGATCCCACTGATGCAGTATTGCGCGATCGCGTTGTCTCTGAATTACTGCAATACTTAGAATCTCAAGGTCAGTCTGACTGCGTAGATTACCTAGTCTTAAAAATGGCAGACCTCTCAGTGCCAGAAATTGACTCTATTCTAGGTCTGACACCACGCGAACGTGACTACCTGCAACAGCGTTTTAAGTACCATGTCGAAAAATTTGCCCGTGCTTCCCATTGGGAATTGGTACATCAATGGTTAGGCGCAGAAATCGACCAAAAGCTAGGTATGCCAACTCAGCAGTGGCAAGCCTTTTTCGAGCAACTTTCCTCCCAACAACAGCAACTATTGCAACTTAAACAAGCTCAAAAAAGCGATGATGAGATTGCTAAAACCCTCAAATGGACAGTTAAACAAGTCCAAAAACGTTGGTCTCAACTGTTGGAATTGGCGTGGAAAACCCGCAACTCAGAAATTCAAAAATAA
- the larC gene encoding nickel pincer cofactor biosynthesis protein LarC: MIKLAYLQCPTGIAGDMFLGALVDVGVPLEYLIEKLLCLGIESEYQLRAEKVYRNQQLATKVYVDLLRQHSHDHHHHSHGHRHLPEIEQLIQAANLPSRTAEWSLAIFRRLASSEGAVHGVAPEEVHFHEVGATDAIIDIVGTCLGLDWLGIEQLYCSALPTGGGTVKAAHGVLPVPVPAVLKLYESRQVPVYSNGIEKELVTPTGAAIAVTLATQFGYPPAMTIQCIGLGAGSRDLPIPNILQLWVGEAVSNSEMETKLDINRQSPHLETISVLETQIDDLSPQAIGYVFEALFAVGAVDVFTQPIGMKKSRPGVLLTVICHPEKLSACETVIFQETTTLGIRRFTQQRAILEREIQQVQTEYGLVRVKVAWSEHLGKKTIQNVQPEYEDCAELARVNQLPWREIHQIALNNFYSETIANTGLEKS; encoded by the coding sequence ATGATTAAGTTAGCGTATCTTCAATGTCCAACGGGAATTGCTGGCGATATGTTTCTTGGGGCGCTAGTAGATGTCGGTGTTCCGTTGGAATATTTAATTGAAAAGCTCCTCTGTTTGGGTATTGAGTCTGAGTACCAATTAAGAGCAGAAAAAGTTTATCGTAATCAACAATTGGCGACGAAAGTATATGTGGATTTATTGCGCCAACATTCTCACGATCATCACCATCACTCTCATGGTCACAGACATTTACCAGAAATAGAACAACTAATTCAGGCAGCTAATTTACCATCACGGACAGCAGAGTGGAGTCTTGCTATTTTTCGACGTTTGGCATCTTCAGAAGGCGCAGTTCATGGTGTAGCGCCAGAAGAAGTACATTTTCATGAGGTGGGTGCTACAGATGCAATTATTGATATTGTCGGCACTTGCTTAGGGTTGGATTGGCTGGGAATTGAGCAGTTATACTGTTCTGCTTTACCCACAGGCGGTGGTACAGTCAAGGCGGCTCATGGTGTATTGCCTGTGCCTGTACCAGCAGTATTAAAGTTGTATGAATCGCGGCAGGTTCCAGTTTACAGCAATGGCATTGAGAAAGAATTAGTTACGCCAACTGGAGCCGCGATCGCAGTTACTTTAGCAACTCAATTTGGTTACCCGCCAGCAATGACTATTCAATGTATTGGATTAGGTGCTGGTTCTCGCGACTTACCCATTCCTAATATTCTGCAACTGTGGGTTGGAGAAGCAGTTAGTAACTCGGAAATGGAAACTAAGCTTGATATCAATCGCCAATCACCTCATTTAGAAACTATTTCAGTCTTAGAAACCCAAATTGATGATTTGAGTCCTCAAGCAATTGGCTATGTATTTGAAGCATTATTTGCTGTGGGTGCGGTGGATGTATTTACTCAACCAATCGGGATGAAAAAATCTCGCCCTGGTGTTTTATTAACTGTTATTTGCCATCCAGAAAAATTGTCTGCTTGTGAAACAGTTATTTTCCAAGAAACTACTACATTAGGTATTAGACGCTTTACCCAGCAACGAGCAATTTTAGAGCGAGAAATTCAGCAGGTACAGACAGAATATGGTTTGGTTCGCGTTAAAGTTGCTTGGAGTGAGCATCTTGGTAAAAAAACTATCCAAAATGTCCAGCCAGAATATGAAGATTGTGCAGAGTTAGCAAGGGTAAATCAACTTCCTTGGCGCGAAATTCATCAGATAGCACTCAACAATTTTTATTCTGAAACCATTGCCAACACGGGCTTGGAAAAAAGCTGA
- a CDS encoding DUF6658 family protein: MNKITNWFKNLRIGKVITVFLSAIILFVSTACGSTGVMAKTADQVRPEVPSESQTSRYKGGMNDFSDVDPRKDTSEAAAKTKGLIDNAESNVIDQSGSVGGNTKRILEKKAENARDFNKNIDRSTDKAKDKAQGTVEDFAQGTKKGTQNIKENTGNAVEGAKQAAPDTVNNGFNAAKKGLDKVSDSGKEIGQKVQAQDTVEDGSSAIHNKVKTNGR, from the coding sequence ATGAATAAAATAACTAATTGGTTCAAAAATCTGCGTATAGGCAAAGTAATTACAGTATTTTTGTCTGCAATTATACTGTTCGTTAGTACAGCCTGCGGTAGCACTGGAGTAATGGCAAAAACTGCCGATCAAGTTAGACCAGAAGTACCTTCTGAGTCTCAAACTTCTCGCTATAAAGGTGGGATGAATGACTTTAGTGATGTTGATCCTCGTAAAGACACCTCAGAAGCTGCTGCTAAAACTAAGGGTCTGATCGATAATGCTGAAAGTAACGTTATTGATCAAAGCGGCAGTGTTGGAGGCAACACCAAACGTATTCTTGAGAAGAAAGCTGAAAATGCCAGAGATTTTAACAAGAACATTGATCGCAGTACTGACAAAGCAAAAGACAAAGCTCAAGGTACAGTAGAAGATTTCGCTCAAGGGACAAAGAAAGGAACTCAAAATATCAAAGAAAATACAGGAAATGCTGTAGAGGGAGCTAAACAAGCTGCGCCCGATACTGTTAATAATGGTTTCAATGCTGCTAAGAAAGGCTTAGACAAAGTTTCTGACAGTGGTAAAGAAATCGGTCAGAAAGTTCAAGCTCAAGATACAGTCGAAGACGGTTCCAGCGCTATTCACAATAAAGTTAAGACTAATGGTCGTTAA
- a CDS encoding M48 family metallopeptidase codes for MPTYTGIKSEAFRHPLDKEAEKALRNLPGFDVVARKFVEFVYEKPQFVFLMGNSIQVGPRQYPTIYHIFRECVRDLDIYPQPALFVAQNPLVNAQAIGQEQPCVILNSALLDLLDESEIRSVLAHELGHIKCGHTTLIQMARWLMEAAFFIGDLTFGIGNIFNRGLILAFYEWLRKAELSADRAALLVMDDVNPVMHSMMKMAGGSVRYAKECSLDEFKSQAQKYQELDEDSLNQIYKFLLYNNISQGVFTTHPFTVERIRHLQEWANSEEYRQIRQGNYQQTTTQAVNVTSEASPTDVEILKRQIEKLQQEINQIKSQSLDE; via the coding sequence ATGCCTACATATACGGGAATTAAAAGCGAAGCTTTCCGTCATCCCCTAGACAAGGAAGCTGAAAAAGCTTTACGCAATTTGCCAGGTTTTGATGTCGTTGCCCGTAAATTTGTGGAATTTGTCTACGAGAAACCGCAATTCGTCTTTTTAATGGGTAATAGCATTCAGGTAGGGCCGCGCCAGTATCCCACTATATATCACATATTTAGAGAATGCGTTCGTGATTTAGATATTTATCCACAACCAGCTTTGTTTGTTGCTCAAAACCCTCTAGTTAACGCTCAAGCAATCGGTCAAGAACAACCTTGTGTGATCCTCAATTCAGCACTTTTAGACTTATTAGATGAATCAGAAATTCGGTCGGTCTTAGCTCACGAATTAGGGCATATTAAATGTGGTCATACAACCTTAATTCAGATGGCACGCTGGTTAATGGAAGCCGCTTTTTTTATTGGAGATTTAACTTTTGGGATCGGTAACATCTTCAATAGAGGTTTAATTTTAGCATTTTATGAATGGCTACGAAAAGCCGAACTATCAGCCGATAGAGCTGCTCTCTTAGTTATGGATGATGTTAACCCAGTAATGCACTCAATGATGAAAATGGCTGGTGGAAGTGTTCGATATGCCAAAGAATGTAGCTTAGATGAATTTAAATCTCAAGCACAAAAATATCAAGAATTAGACGAAGATAGCCTTAATCAAATTTATAAATTCTTACTTTATAATAATATCTCTCAAGGCGTATTTACTACTCATCCATTTACAGTTGAAAGAATTCGCCACTTACAAGAATGGGCGAACTCAGAAGAATATCGCCAAATTAGACAAGGCAATTACCAACAGACTACAACCCAAGCGGTTAACGTCACCTCAGAAGCGTCACCAACTGATGTAGAAATATTGAAACGGCAAATTGAAAAATTACAACAAGAAATTAATCAAATTAAATCTCAATCCTTAGACGAATAA
- a CDS encoding DUF6658 family protein, with translation MKQLSNLFKRVRLRQILSVFFVGFALFFTSACNSGNAVGARPENPPVQLGGANNPHKGDGDGYTNYKMSTDPSVGGKSSTKRDRADLQVISPQLIAANSDQLLYPGSGGNNSQNREITPGSAKVLQAPQIPAQPQPILKRSEPDADILERVGDTFKDASAFIKDKADEASARPEAKRNPALEK, from the coding sequence GTGAAACAGTTAAGTAATTTATTCAAAAGAGTGCGGCTCCGTCAAATTTTAAGTGTATTTTTCGTAGGATTTGCACTATTTTTTACCAGCGCTTGCAATAGCGGCAATGCCGTAGGCGCACGCCCTGAAAACCCGCCTGTACAACTTGGAGGAGCCAACAATCCTCATAAGGGCGATGGTGATGGTTATACAAATTACAAGATGTCTACCGACCCTAGCGTAGGCGGTAAAAGCAGTACAAAGCGCGATCGCGCCGACTTACAAGTAATTTCTCCACAACTGATTGCTGCCAATAGCGACCAGTTACTTTACCCAGGTTCTGGCGGTAATAACAGCCAAAATCGTGAAATTACACCTGGTTCCGCAAAAGTACTACAAGCCCCACAAATTCCTGCTCAACCCCAACCCATCCTCAAACGCTCTGAGCCTGATGCCGACATCTTGGAGCGAGTAGGTGATACCTTCAAAGATGCTTCTGCCTTTATCAAAGACAAGGCTGATGAAGCAAGCGCAAGACCCGAAGCGAAAAGAAATCCTGCTTTAGAGAAATAA
- a CDS encoding L-threonylcarbamoyladenylate synthase, whose protein sequence is MATLYTIHPDTPQTRRIEQIINALRNGAVMLYPTDTVYAIGCDINSKSAVERVRRIKQLSNDKPLTFLCHSLSNIAQYAQVSDAAYRLMKHLIPGPYTFLLPATKLVPKLVQNPKRKTTGIRVPNHPVCVALLNALENPIISTSAHLLDNDGNAPTLGMERVQLFDELDKLVDVIVDNGTEPAMEVSTILDLTSEEPVMVRKGLGWEEVMNWATPIGNL, encoded by the coding sequence ATGGCTACTCTTTACACAATTCATCCTGATACGCCCCAAACGCGCCGAATAGAACAGATTATTAATGCCCTGCGAAATGGCGCTGTGATGTTATATCCCACTGATACTGTCTACGCGATTGGCTGTGACATCAACTCCAAATCAGCAGTAGAGCGTGTGCGACGGATTAAGCAGCTATCTAATGATAAGCCCCTAACATTTTTGTGCCATTCGTTGTCTAATATTGCTCAATATGCCCAGGTAAGCGATGCTGCCTACCGCCTGATGAAGCATTTGATTCCAGGGCCATATACATTCCTGCTGCCTGCTACAAAGTTAGTACCCAAGCTAGTCCAAAATCCTAAACGCAAAACGACTGGCATTAGGGTTCCAAATCATCCAGTGTGTGTGGCACTGTTAAATGCTTTAGAAAATCCAATTATTTCTACTTCCGCCCACCTACTTGATAATGATGGAAATGCCCCTACATTAGGTATGGAGCGAGTCCAGCTATTTGACGAGTTAGATAAATTGGTCGATGTAATTGTGGACAATGGCACTGAACCTGCGATGGAAGTGTCTACTATTTTAGATTTGACAAGCGAGGAACCTGTGATGGTGCGTAAAGGTCTAGGTTGGGAGGAAGTAATGAATTGGGCGACACCAATCGGCAATCTCTAA